One Sphingomonas sp. SUN039 genomic window carries:
- the wecC gene encoding UDP-N-acetyl-D-mannosamine dehydrogenase, with translation MKSFRDPATVTASIYGLGYVGLPTAAVLADAGITVIGVDVNEAAVASINNGRAHIVETNLDEVLGRVVERGKLRATIVPAPADVFLIAVPTPFKGDKEPDLRFVESASRMIAAQLQPGNLVILESTSPVGTTEQISRWLAEERADLVFPHQDGKNCSVHIAHCPERILPGRVLHEVVHNDRIVGGMTARCSELAVEFYSLAVKGACHVTNARTAELCKLSENAFRDVNIAFANELSLICDKFGIDVWELIGLTNKHPRVEILRPGAGVGGHCIAVDPWFIVDMAPGLSRLIATARRINDAKPHWVADKIREAALTCGKQEPTIACMGLAYKPDVDDFRESPAVEVTALAAAMGIGRVIACDPFAEVAPPELGQAQVPLVDLAAALEADVIVFLTAHTVFKSIEPAQLAGRAVIDPCGLFEGQ, from the coding sequence ATGAAAAGCTTCCGCGATCCCGCTACAGTGACCGCTTCGATTTATGGTCTCGGCTATGTCGGGCTGCCCACGGCTGCGGTACTTGCCGACGCCGGGATCACGGTTATCGGTGTCGACGTTAACGAGGCCGCTGTCGCCAGCATCAACAACGGTCGGGCGCATATCGTTGAAACCAACCTGGACGAAGTACTCGGCCGCGTCGTCGAGCGCGGTAAGTTGCGCGCGACCATAGTGCCGGCACCGGCCGATGTGTTTCTCATCGCCGTCCCGACCCCGTTCAAGGGCGATAAGGAACCTGATCTGCGCTTTGTCGAATCCGCATCGCGGATGATCGCGGCGCAGCTGCAGCCCGGCAATCTTGTCATTCTGGAATCGACGTCCCCTGTGGGAACGACGGAGCAGATCTCGCGCTGGCTGGCCGAAGAGCGCGCCGATCTGGTATTCCCGCATCAGGACGGGAAGAATTGCTCGGTCCATATCGCTCATTGTCCCGAGCGTATCCTGCCAGGACGCGTGCTCCACGAAGTCGTGCATAACGACCGGATCGTTGGCGGCATGACAGCGCGGTGCAGCGAACTGGCGGTCGAATTCTACAGTCTGGCGGTCAAGGGAGCCTGCCACGTCACCAACGCCCGCACGGCCGAACTCTGCAAATTGTCAGAGAATGCGTTTCGCGATGTGAATATCGCTTTCGCCAATGAATTGTCGCTCATCTGCGACAAATTCGGGATCGATGTCTGGGAATTGATCGGGCTGACCAACAAACATCCCCGGGTCGAGATCCTGCGTCCCGGTGCCGGCGTTGGCGGCCATTGTATCGCGGTCGACCCCTGGTTCATCGTCGATATGGCACCCGGTCTGTCGCGGCTGATCGCCACCGCACGGCGTATCAACGATGCAAAGCCGCATTGGGTGGCCGACAAGATCCGCGAGGCGGCGCTGACCTGCGGCAAGCAGGAGCCGACCATTGCCTGCATGGGCCTCGCCTATAAACCCGACGTCGATGATTTCCGCGAAAGCCCCGCCGTCGAGGTGACGGCGCTGGCTGCGGCCATGGGCATCGGCCGGGTGATTGCCTGCGATCCGTTCGCCGAAGTTGCGCCGCCCGAACTTGGCCAGGCACAGGTCCCGCTTGTCGATCTCGCCGCAGCGCTGGAGGCCGATGTAATCGTCTTTCTGACGGCCCATACGGTCTTCAAGTCGATCGAGCCCGCCCAGTTGGCTGGCCGCGCCGTGATCGACCCCTGCGGATTGT